One Betta splendens chromosome 16, fBetSpl5.4, whole genome shotgun sequence genomic window carries:
- the pogzb gene encoding pogo transposable element with ZNF domain isoform X1 codes for MDTELFMECEEEELEPWQQVDDSVEEDDMDFDSYCEPVEDSLSPPPASEVPPPRPPSSLTSAPAASSSMQKISSSTIPPPPSRIASSSSLLRLPAPSSPAVSAPTLMAQAPPLILTQTGGTFLFPAASATGNTRPILLTTQGFPVVNAGTPLLLNLQPGQTVQPLTVIQSQSLRHLIRPSVGVPVLPQSQAVQTRPAPTQPGSAVTPMQLPTTLAIHTGTTAPVNLQLTQLSSANSLKLGSSPVLSSGSVNGVTTTASFSSAAPTPSVVTVPGVTSAQSPEPPRVVMSVEEFYYGTFEGDLSLRKPQALGSKSCSFTCHICSYIAENNLRLMQHMLQHSELIGGGGGGRKCCRFCYRQFSSPVQLKSHQEQVHGPALSTSMCHICEWAFENELAFLNHMKFNHKPGEMPYICQVCSYRSSFYLDVLQHFASFHRDTLFLLCVFCLKVTKNPLSYQQHVLRHQINEAFHCNRCRLQFIFLKDKMQHRLENHHSFRRPAQLQGLPSGSKVTIRTFGKLRPPVTSTGGRLLQSPSSLIQPIHIKTENPKSSSQRCPVQSPTKRPVSHRVHVSRTPCDGNRLVCLECGTDASDFSAHYPTHVHCLLCPYSSCCSRAYAAHMIHHHVPCSKDEALPLHQMPPPCLFLLRCSHCDLAPHTADQMAEHLLANPDHGSATCHTRTYVEEDLQLCHSEEPPSEERRPGLNKDLPHPSWRSACSWTQPQKCSSKPTINTFTHISGPHHYLSKNSDAIDFFNLIFPSALVELITNETNAHTKTCQYLGSCHPDWVPVTTHEVKGFIGLAILMGIHNLPDPSHYWSWSHYENSYTFYRAMSFKRFRQIAANIRMGSFTTDEYRGTKNPSDSLHIFRPMLEMLGGAMWTAYRPNCCLTVDRALLPSLEATCHSKGNPKTQPQVWLLCDSKSGYCHRFSIQLGEKVGEDPGFTVVPELLKGLEDKHHQLYLTNSLTSVPLMQKLLDQGIYASSSFPRSNPVLPKELWEEGHLDKPGDFVQRHFGPLLLTRWKDTKEMGCLSTNAAPGEPDIVWRRSHTNVGGLDPITRPMAFRLLQENMRGVDICKQLLACNPLGGIHQDRHWRSLFWFLVNLSIVNAFILLRESRKENPPAWVQGGLFTQVSFRMRLGNQLAKCAQKYFETMEIAVPRGARTEAADEAGKRSHNMTRLSAVSERCRHCTFKSIRNQRVYGCRACKANLSKRPTSFLEYHGLSAASKGSTKVGIIKHRKSGAVELDGVEHDMDEAMAPVEEPDFSEDEDLDNLHERDEESLSEEQRPGSRPPSAAIDLSRPGTALSNSKELDDVFTDGRLRIVLFALCAGLREASRVFSTELERICLWLRDAHKHLKRPDQEQTPHMEGEHRMVAWVLSMREQQLPITETSLLHQASTLRRKGAFTDCISHVWAVSFMLRHRLGLQSNGSAATLARTLPAELAAKVKSFRAFTQRIIRVHQLSDGAVAAMDELCLFVDLSLVQNQTHRSEALQLTGTVPLLTVSLAVLADGTMLPSLLQVNGPVADRVLPEFILLEAATESPLAEDALAVWMNKVWLQHLSTLPQASKSVLLLDRHREHMADHFLTSVSGSGTLPAVIPAGCSFCLQPLELCLKPVLQRFLLSRWAEFTTAECERLRDTSPGRLQTSVAELLVDWLVEGLAQLHQLPQLWKKAFDLTGLLPSQKRAREEEEEQEQEQEMSEKPEDVQRTLLRSVTGVLLGSEASDADDAHPLELEIYKDPEEEQEGGERQEEVEKQQTAVKPKEMEEDWKEKKLEEGKETQEDTKEVNKERRETRIVTGEEVGDEWKIKSRTEGGAEGP; via the exons ATGGATACAGAGTTGTTTATGGAgtgtgaagaggaggagctggagccatGGCAGCAGGTGGATGAcagcgtggaggaggacgacatgGACTTCGACAGCTACTGTGAACCAG TGGAAGAttcactgtctcctcctcccgcctctgAGGTGCCACCTCCcagacctccctcctccctcacatcTGCTCCTGCAG CTTCATCTTCCATGCAGAAGATCTCCTCCTCCACGatcccacctcctccctcacgcatcgcgtcctcgtcctccctcttGCGCCTCCCTGCCCCCTCCTCACCTGCTGTCTCAGCCCCGACTCTGATGGCTCAGGCACCACCCCTCATCCTGACACAGACAGGCGGGACGTTTCtcttcccagcagcctctgccacAGGCAACACTCGGCCGATCCTCCTCACCACACAG GGATTTCCAGTGGTGAATGCCGGTACTCCCCTGCTTCTGAACCTGCAGCCAGGTCAGACGGTTCAGCCGCTCACTGTGATCCAAT CTCAGTCTTTGAGACACCTGATACGTCCCAGTGTTGGTGTCCCAGTCCTCCCTCAGAGCCAAGCAGTCCAGACTAGACCAGCCCCCACCCAGCCAGGGTCCGCCGTCACCCCCATGCAGCTGCCCACCACACTGGCAATCCACACCGGCACCACTGCACCTG TTAATCTCCAGTTGACCCAGCTGAGCAGCGCAAACTCCCTGAAGCTTGGAAGTTCTCCTGTCCTCTCCTCTGGTTCAGTCAACGGAGTCACCACAACTGCTTCATTTAGCAGTG cagctcctaCTCCCTCTGTGGTCACGGTGCCAGGTGTGACCTCAGCACAGTCTCCTGAGCCCCCCAGGGTGGTGATGAGTGTGGAGGAGTTCTACTACGGGACGTTTGAAGGAGACCTGAGTCTGAGAAAGCCACAAGCACTGGGGAGCAAATCCTGCTCCTTCACCTGTCATATCTGCTCCTACATCGCAGAGAACAACCTGAG gTTGATGCAGCACATGCTGCAGCACTCAGAGCTGattggaggaggtggtggtggaaggaagtgctgcaggttctgctacCGACAGTTCTCTTCTCCGGTTCAGCTGAAGAGTCACCAGGAGCAGGTGCATGGCCCTGCCCTCTCCACCT cTATGTGTCATATATGTGAGTGGGCGTTTGAGAACGAGCTGGCCTTCTTAAACCATATGAAGTTCAATCACAAACCAGGGGAGATGCCCTACATCTGTCAG gtgtgtTCATACCGTTCGTCCTTCTACTTGGACGTGCTGCAGCACTTTGCCAGCTTCCACAGGGACACTCTCTTTCTGCTCTGCGTGTTCTGTCTGAAGGTGACCAAGAACCCGCTCAGCTACCAGCAGCATGTGCTGAGACACCAG ATAAACGAGGCCTTCCACTGCAACAGGTGTCGGCTGCAGTTCATCTTTCTAAAGGATAAGATGCAGCACAGACTGGAAAACCATCATAGCTTTCGTCGACCTGCTCAGTTGCAGGGGCTGCCATCAGGCTCAAAG GTGACCATCAGGACCTTTGGAAAACTCAGGCCTCCAGTGACATCAACAGGTGGTCGTCTTCTCCAGAGCCCCTCGTCTCTCATCCAGCCAATCCACATTAAGACAGAGAATCCAAAGTCTTCAAGCCAGAGGTGCCCTGTTCAGAGTCCCACCAAGAGGCCGGTCAGCCACCGAGTCCATGTCAGCAG gacgCCGTGTGATGGAAACAGGCTGGTGTGTTTGGAGTGTGGAACCGACGCCTCAGACTTCTCTGCTCACTACCCCACACACGTCCACTGTCTGCTGTGTCcatacagcagctgctgctccagggccTACGCTGCTCACATGATACA CCACCACGTCCCGTGCTCCAAAGACGAAGCTCTTCCTCTGCACCAGATGCCTCCTCCATG CCTGTTCCTGCTGCGATGCTCCCACTGCGACCTTGCCCCTCACACTGCAGATCAGATGGCCGAGCACCTGCTGGCGAACCCAGACCACGGCAGCGCCACCTGTCACACCAGGA CCTACGTGGAAGAGGACCTCCAGCTGTGCCACAGTGAAGAGCCACCATCAGAAGAGAGGAGACCAGGCCTGAACAAGGACCTGCCTCATCCATCCTGGAGGTCAGCGTGTAGCTGGACGCAGCCACAGAAATGCAGTAGCAAACCCACCATCAATACGTTCACTCACATCAGTGGGCCCCATCACTACTTATCCAAGAACAGTGACGCCATTGATTTTTTCAATCTCATCTTCCCCTCGGCGCTGGTGGAGCTGATCACCAATGAGACCAACGCTCACACCAAGACTTGCCAGTACCTGGGCTCCTGCCATCCAGACTGGGTCCCCGTCACCACCCACGAGGTGAAAGGCTTCATCGGCCTGGCCATTCTTATGGGGATTCATAACCTGCCTGACCCTTCTCACTACTGGTCCTGGAGTCACTATGAAAACAGCTACACCTTCTACCGAGCTATGAGCTTCAAGCGCTTCAGGCAGATAGCGGCCAACATTCGCATGGGCAGCTTCACCACAGACGAGTACCGTGGCACCAAGAACCCCAGCGACTCGCTACACATCTTCAGACCCATGCTGGAGATGCTTGGTGGAGCGATGTGGACGGCCTACCGGCCGAACTGCTGCCTGACCGTTGACAGGGCGCTGCTGCCCAGCCTGGAGGCAACCTGCCACTCCAAGGGAAACCCAAAGACTCAGCCTCAGGTGTGGCTGCTGTGCGACTCCAAGTCGGGCTACTGCCACCGCTTTTCCATTCAGCTGGGAGAGAAGGTGGGTGAGGATCCGGGGTTCACTGTGGTTCCAGAGCTACTGAAAGGACTGGAGGACAAACACCACCAGCTCTACCTGACAAACTCACTTACGTCTGTTCCACTCATGCAGAAGCTTTTGGACCAGGGCATCTAtgcctccagctccttcccTCGCTCAAACCCCGTTCTGCCAAAAGAGCTGTGGGAGGAGGGGCATCTGGACAAACCTGGGGACTTTGTGCAGAGGCACTTTGGCCCCCTGCTGCTCACCCGCTGGAAGGACACCAAGGAGATGGGTTGTCTCTCTACTAATGCAGCTCCAGGGGAACCGGACATCGTTTGGAGAAGGTCTCACACAAATGTTGGCGGCCTAGACCCCATCACCCGGCCCATGGCCTtccgtctcctgcaggagaacatgCGAGGCGTTGACATCTGCAAGCAGCTGCTGGCCTGCAACCCACTGGGAGGAATCCATCAGGACCGACACTGGCGCAGCCTCTTCTGGTTTCTGGTCAACCTGAGCATCGTTAATGCTTTCATCTTACTCAGGGAGAGTCGTAAAGAAAACCCCCCTGCCTGGGTGCAAGGCGGCCTTTTTACCCAGGTTAGCTTCCGCATGCGCTTAGGCAACCAGCTCGCCAAGTGTGCCCAGAAGTACTTTGAGACCATGGAGATTGCCGTCCCCCGTGGGGCGAGGACAGaggctgcagatgaagcagGTAAACGAAGCCACAACATGACGAGGCTCAGCGCCGTCTCCGAGAGGTGCAGGCACTGCACCTTTAAAAGCATCCGGAACCAGAGGGTGTACGGCTGCCGTGCCTGTAAAGCAAACCTGTCCAAGCGGCCGACCTCCTTCCTGGAGTATCACGGTCTGTCAGCTGCCAGCAAAG GATCAACAAAAGTTGGAATAATCAAGCACAGAAAAAG TGGTGCAGTGGAGCTGGACGGGGTTGAGCATGACATGGATGAGGCGATGGCTCCAGTGGAGGAGCCGGACTTCTCTGAAGATGAAGACTTGGACAATCTGCATGAAAGGGATGAAGAATCGTTGAGCGAGGAGCAACGTCCAGGGTCCCGCCCGCCCTCTGCAGCTATTGACCTCAGTCGACCTGGAACTGCTCTGTCCAACTCCAAAGAGCTAGATGATGTGTTTACTGACGGTCGGTTGAGAATCGTCTTGTTTGCTCTATGCGCCGGACTCCGTGAAGCCTCGAGGGTCTTTTCTACGGAGCTGGAGCGTATCTGCCTGTGGCTGAGGGACGCCCACAAACACTTGAAGCGACCTGACCAAGAACAGACGCCTCACATGGAAGGGGAGCACCGCATGGTGGCCTGGGTGCTGTCCATgcgtgagcagcagcttcccATCACCGAGACCAGCCTCCTCCATCAAGCTTCCACTCTTAGGAGGAAGGGAGCGTTCACTGACTGCATCTCCCATGTCTGGGCAGTGAGCTTCATGCTCCGGCACCGGCTGGGCCTGCAGAGCAACGGCAGCGCGGCCACGCTGGCTCGCACCCTGCCGGCTGAATTAGCAGCCAAGGTGAAGTCCTTCCGGGCGTTCACCCAGAGGATAATACGGGTGCACCAGCTGTCGGACGGCGCAGTGGCTGCCATGGATGAACTGTGTCTCTTTGTGGACTTGAGCTTAGTTCAGAACCAGACTCACCGCTCGGAGGCCCTGCAGCTGACCGGCACCGTACCTCTGCTCACGGTCTCCCTGGCGGTTCTGGCCGATGGTACCATGCTGCCGTCTTTGCTGCAAGTGAACGGACCCGTGGCCGACAGAGTGCTGCCAGAGTTCATCCTGCTGGAGGCCGCGACAGAGAGTCCGCTCGCAGAAGATGCTTTGGCTGTTTGGATGAACAAGGTTTGGCTTCAGCATCTGTCTACACTGCCACAGGCCAGTAAGTCGGTGCTGCTGTTGGACAGACACCGGGAGCACATGGCCGATCACTTTTTGACTTCCGTTAGCGGGTCGGGGACGCTGCCAGCAGTGATCCCTGCAGGCTGCTCCTTCTGTCTCCAACCGCTGGAGCTTTGCCTGAAGCCAGTGCTGCAGCGTTTTCTGCTGTCACGCTGGGCAGAGTTCACCACTGCAGAATGCGAGCGGCTCAGAGACACATCACCAGGTCGGCTCCAAACCAGTGTGGCTGAGCTTCTGGTTGACTGGCTGGTGGAAGGCCTGGCCCAGTTACATCAACTGCCCCAGCTTTGGAAGAAGGCCTTTGACCTGACGGGCCTGCTGCCCAGCCAGAAGAgggccagagaggaggaggaggagcaggagcaggagcaggagatgagTGAGAAGCCAGAGGACGTCCAGCGGACTCTGCTGAGGAGCGtgactggggtcctgctgggGTCCGAGGCTTCAGACGCTGACGATGCTCATCCACTGGAGCTGGAGATTTACAAAGACCCGGAGGAGGAACAAGAAGGTGGGGAaagacaggaggaggtggaaaaacaacagacGGCGGTGAAGCCAAAAGAAATGGAGGAGGactggaaggagaagaagctggaggaaggaaaggagacacAAGAGGACACAAAGGAGGTAAACAAGGAGAGACGAGAGACCAGGATTGTGACGGGGGAAGAGGTCGGGGATGAGTGGAAAATCAAGAGCAGGACTGAAGGTGGGGCTGAAGGTCCGTAG
- the pogzb gene encoding pogo transposable element with ZNF domain isoform X4, which translates to MQLPTTLAIHTGTTAPVNLQLTQLSSANSLKLGSSPVLSSGSVNGVTTTASFSSAAPTPSVVTVPGVTSAQSPEPPRVVMSVEEFYYGTFEGDLSLRKPQALGSKSCSFTCHICSYIAENNLRLMQHMLQHSELIGGGGGGRKCCRFCYRQFSSPVQLKSHQEQVHGPALSTSMCHICEWAFENELAFLNHMKFNHKPGEMPYICQVCSYRSSFYLDVLQHFASFHRDTLFLLCVFCLKVTKNPLSYQQHVLRHQINEAFHCNRCRLQFIFLKDKMQHRLENHHSFRRPAQLQGLPSGSKVTIRTFGKLRPPVTSTGGRLLQSPSSLIQPIHIKTENPKSSSQRCPVQSPTKRPVSHRVHVSRTPCDGNRLVCLECGTDASDFSAHYPTHVHCLLCPYSSCCSRAYAAHMIHHHVPCSKDEALPLHQMPPPCLFLLRCSHCDLAPHTADQMAEHLLANPDHGSATCHTRTYVEEDLQLCHSEEPPSEERRPGLNKDLPHPSWRSACSWTQPQKCSSKPTINTFTHISGPHHYLSKNSDAIDFFNLIFPSALVELITNETNAHTKTCQYLGSCHPDWVPVTTHEVKGFIGLAILMGIHNLPDPSHYWSWSHYENSYTFYRAMSFKRFRQIAANIRMGSFTTDEYRGTKNPSDSLHIFRPMLEMLGGAMWTAYRPNCCLTVDRALLPSLEATCHSKGNPKTQPQVWLLCDSKSGYCHRFSIQLGEKVGEDPGFTVVPELLKGLEDKHHQLYLTNSLTSVPLMQKLLDQGIYASSSFPRSNPVLPKELWEEGHLDKPGDFVQRHFGPLLLTRWKDTKEMGCLSTNAAPGEPDIVWRRSHTNVGGLDPITRPMAFRLLQENMRGVDICKQLLACNPLGGIHQDRHWRSLFWFLVNLSIVNAFILLRESRKENPPAWVQGGLFTQVSFRMRLGNQLAKCAQKYFETMEIAVPRGARTEAADEAGKRSHNMTRLSAVSERCRHCTFKSIRNQRVYGCRACKANLSKRPTSFLEYHGLSAASKGSTKVGIIKHRKSGAVELDGVEHDMDEAMAPVEEPDFSEDEDLDNLHERDEESLSEEQRPGSRPPSAAIDLSRPGTALSNSKELDDVFTDGRLRIVLFALCAGLREASRVFSTELERICLWLRDAHKHLKRPDQEQTPHMEGEHRMVAWVLSMREQQLPITETSLLHQASTLRRKGAFTDCISHVWAVSFMLRHRLGLQSNGSAATLARTLPAELAAKVKSFRAFTQRIIRVHQLSDGAVAAMDELCLFVDLSLVQNQTHRSEALQLTGTVPLLTVSLAVLADGTMLPSLLQVNGPVADRVLPEFILLEAATESPLAEDALAVWMNKVWLQHLSTLPQASKSVLLLDRHREHMADHFLTSVSGSGTLPAVIPAGCSFCLQPLELCLKPVLQRFLLSRWAEFTTAECERLRDTSPGRLQTSVAELLVDWLVEGLAQLHQLPQLWKKAFDLTGLLPSQKRAREEEEEQEQEQEMSEKPEDVQRTLLRSVTGVLLGSEASDADDAHPLELEIYKDPEEEQEGGERQEEVEKQQTAVKPKEMEEDWKEKKLEEGKETQEDTKEVNKERRETRIVTGEEVGDEWKIKSRTEGGAEGP; encoded by the exons ATGCAGCTGCCCACCACACTGGCAATCCACACCGGCACCACTGCACCTG TTAATCTCCAGTTGACCCAGCTGAGCAGCGCAAACTCCCTGAAGCTTGGAAGTTCTCCTGTCCTCTCCTCTGGTTCAGTCAACGGAGTCACCACAACTGCTTCATTTAGCAGTG cagctcctaCTCCCTCTGTGGTCACGGTGCCAGGTGTGACCTCAGCACAGTCTCCTGAGCCCCCCAGGGTGGTGATGAGTGTGGAGGAGTTCTACTACGGGACGTTTGAAGGAGACCTGAGTCTGAGAAAGCCACAAGCACTGGGGAGCAAATCCTGCTCCTTCACCTGTCATATCTGCTCCTACATCGCAGAGAACAACCTGAG gTTGATGCAGCACATGCTGCAGCACTCAGAGCTGattggaggaggtggtggtggaaggaagtgctgcaggttctgctacCGACAGTTCTCTTCTCCGGTTCAGCTGAAGAGTCACCAGGAGCAGGTGCATGGCCCTGCCCTCTCCACCT cTATGTGTCATATATGTGAGTGGGCGTTTGAGAACGAGCTGGCCTTCTTAAACCATATGAAGTTCAATCACAAACCAGGGGAGATGCCCTACATCTGTCAG gtgtgtTCATACCGTTCGTCCTTCTACTTGGACGTGCTGCAGCACTTTGCCAGCTTCCACAGGGACACTCTCTTTCTGCTCTGCGTGTTCTGTCTGAAGGTGACCAAGAACCCGCTCAGCTACCAGCAGCATGTGCTGAGACACCAG ATAAACGAGGCCTTCCACTGCAACAGGTGTCGGCTGCAGTTCATCTTTCTAAAGGATAAGATGCAGCACAGACTGGAAAACCATCATAGCTTTCGTCGACCTGCTCAGTTGCAGGGGCTGCCATCAGGCTCAAAG GTGACCATCAGGACCTTTGGAAAACTCAGGCCTCCAGTGACATCAACAGGTGGTCGTCTTCTCCAGAGCCCCTCGTCTCTCATCCAGCCAATCCACATTAAGACAGAGAATCCAAAGTCTTCAAGCCAGAGGTGCCCTGTTCAGAGTCCCACCAAGAGGCCGGTCAGCCACCGAGTCCATGTCAGCAG gacgCCGTGTGATGGAAACAGGCTGGTGTGTTTGGAGTGTGGAACCGACGCCTCAGACTTCTCTGCTCACTACCCCACACACGTCCACTGTCTGCTGTGTCcatacagcagctgctgctccagggccTACGCTGCTCACATGATACA CCACCACGTCCCGTGCTCCAAAGACGAAGCTCTTCCTCTGCACCAGATGCCTCCTCCATG CCTGTTCCTGCTGCGATGCTCCCACTGCGACCTTGCCCCTCACACTGCAGATCAGATGGCCGAGCACCTGCTGGCGAACCCAGACCACGGCAGCGCCACCTGTCACACCAGGA CCTACGTGGAAGAGGACCTCCAGCTGTGCCACAGTGAAGAGCCACCATCAGAAGAGAGGAGACCAGGCCTGAACAAGGACCTGCCTCATCCATCCTGGAGGTCAGCGTGTAGCTGGACGCAGCCACAGAAATGCAGTAGCAAACCCACCATCAATACGTTCACTCACATCAGTGGGCCCCATCACTACTTATCCAAGAACAGTGACGCCATTGATTTTTTCAATCTCATCTTCCCCTCGGCGCTGGTGGAGCTGATCACCAATGAGACCAACGCTCACACCAAGACTTGCCAGTACCTGGGCTCCTGCCATCCAGACTGGGTCCCCGTCACCACCCACGAGGTGAAAGGCTTCATCGGCCTGGCCATTCTTATGGGGATTCATAACCTGCCTGACCCTTCTCACTACTGGTCCTGGAGTCACTATGAAAACAGCTACACCTTCTACCGAGCTATGAGCTTCAAGCGCTTCAGGCAGATAGCGGCCAACATTCGCATGGGCAGCTTCACCACAGACGAGTACCGTGGCACCAAGAACCCCAGCGACTCGCTACACATCTTCAGACCCATGCTGGAGATGCTTGGTGGAGCGATGTGGACGGCCTACCGGCCGAACTGCTGCCTGACCGTTGACAGGGCGCTGCTGCCCAGCCTGGAGGCAACCTGCCACTCCAAGGGAAACCCAAAGACTCAGCCTCAGGTGTGGCTGCTGTGCGACTCCAAGTCGGGCTACTGCCACCGCTTTTCCATTCAGCTGGGAGAGAAGGTGGGTGAGGATCCGGGGTTCACTGTGGTTCCAGAGCTACTGAAAGGACTGGAGGACAAACACCACCAGCTCTACCTGACAAACTCACTTACGTCTGTTCCACTCATGCAGAAGCTTTTGGACCAGGGCATCTAtgcctccagctccttcccTCGCTCAAACCCCGTTCTGCCAAAAGAGCTGTGGGAGGAGGGGCATCTGGACAAACCTGGGGACTTTGTGCAGAGGCACTTTGGCCCCCTGCTGCTCACCCGCTGGAAGGACACCAAGGAGATGGGTTGTCTCTCTACTAATGCAGCTCCAGGGGAACCGGACATCGTTTGGAGAAGGTCTCACACAAATGTTGGCGGCCTAGACCCCATCACCCGGCCCATGGCCTtccgtctcctgcaggagaacatgCGAGGCGTTGACATCTGCAAGCAGCTGCTGGCCTGCAACCCACTGGGAGGAATCCATCAGGACCGACACTGGCGCAGCCTCTTCTGGTTTCTGGTCAACCTGAGCATCGTTAATGCTTTCATCTTACTCAGGGAGAGTCGTAAAGAAAACCCCCCTGCCTGGGTGCAAGGCGGCCTTTTTACCCAGGTTAGCTTCCGCATGCGCTTAGGCAACCAGCTCGCCAAGTGTGCCCAGAAGTACTTTGAGACCATGGAGATTGCCGTCCCCCGTGGGGCGAGGACAGaggctgcagatgaagcagGTAAACGAAGCCACAACATGACGAGGCTCAGCGCCGTCTCCGAGAGGTGCAGGCACTGCACCTTTAAAAGCATCCGGAACCAGAGGGTGTACGGCTGCCGTGCCTGTAAAGCAAACCTGTCCAAGCGGCCGACCTCCTTCCTGGAGTATCACGGTCTGTCAGCTGCCAGCAAAG GATCAACAAAAGTTGGAATAATCAAGCACAGAAAAAG TGGTGCAGTGGAGCTGGACGGGGTTGAGCATGACATGGATGAGGCGATGGCTCCAGTGGAGGAGCCGGACTTCTCTGAAGATGAAGACTTGGACAATCTGCATGAAAGGGATGAAGAATCGTTGAGCGAGGAGCAACGTCCAGGGTCCCGCCCGCCCTCTGCAGCTATTGACCTCAGTCGACCTGGAACTGCTCTGTCCAACTCCAAAGAGCTAGATGATGTGTTTACTGACGGTCGGTTGAGAATCGTCTTGTTTGCTCTATGCGCCGGACTCCGTGAAGCCTCGAGGGTCTTTTCTACGGAGCTGGAGCGTATCTGCCTGTGGCTGAGGGACGCCCACAAACACTTGAAGCGACCTGACCAAGAACAGACGCCTCACATGGAAGGGGAGCACCGCATGGTGGCCTGGGTGCTGTCCATgcgtgagcagcagcttcccATCACCGAGACCAGCCTCCTCCATCAAGCTTCCACTCTTAGGAGGAAGGGAGCGTTCACTGACTGCATCTCCCATGTCTGGGCAGTGAGCTTCATGCTCCGGCACCGGCTGGGCCTGCAGAGCAACGGCAGCGCGGCCACGCTGGCTCGCACCCTGCCGGCTGAATTAGCAGCCAAGGTGAAGTCCTTCCGGGCGTTCACCCAGAGGATAATACGGGTGCACCAGCTGTCGGACGGCGCAGTGGCTGCCATGGATGAACTGTGTCTCTTTGTGGACTTGAGCTTAGTTCAGAACCAGACTCACCGCTCGGAGGCCCTGCAGCTGACCGGCACCGTACCTCTGCTCACGGTCTCCCTGGCGGTTCTGGCCGATGGTACCATGCTGCCGTCTTTGCTGCAAGTGAACGGACCCGTGGCCGACAGAGTGCTGCCAGAGTTCATCCTGCTGGAGGCCGCGACAGAGAGTCCGCTCGCAGAAGATGCTTTGGCTGTTTGGATGAACAAGGTTTGGCTTCAGCATCTGTCTACACTGCCACAGGCCAGTAAGTCGGTGCTGCTGTTGGACAGACACCGGGAGCACATGGCCGATCACTTTTTGACTTCCGTTAGCGGGTCGGGGACGCTGCCAGCAGTGATCCCTGCAGGCTGCTCCTTCTGTCTCCAACCGCTGGAGCTTTGCCTGAAGCCAGTGCTGCAGCGTTTTCTGCTGTCACGCTGGGCAGAGTTCACCACTGCAGAATGCGAGCGGCTCAGAGACACATCACCAGGTCGGCTCCAAACCAGTGTGGCTGAGCTTCTGGTTGACTGGCTGGTGGAAGGCCTGGCCCAGTTACATCAACTGCCCCAGCTTTGGAAGAAGGCCTTTGACCTGACGGGCCTGCTGCCCAGCCAGAAGAgggccagagaggaggaggaggagcaggagcaggagcaggagatgagTGAGAAGCCAGAGGACGTCCAGCGGACTCTGCTGAGGAGCGtgactggggtcctgctgggGTCCGAGGCTTCAGACGCTGACGATGCTCATCCACTGGAGCTGGAGATTTACAAAGACCCGGAGGAGGAACAAGAAGGTGGGGAaagacaggaggaggtggaaaaacaacagacGGCGGTGAAGCCAAAAGAAATGGAGGAGGactggaaggagaagaagctggaggaaggaaaggagacacAAGAGGACACAAAGGAGGTAAACAAGGAGAGACGAGAGACCAGGATTGTGACGGGGGAAGAGGTCGGGGATGAGTGGAAAATCAAGAGCAGGACTGAAGGTGGGGCTGAAGGTCCGTAG